The Halostagnicola larsenii XH-48 region CATCGTGCTCGTGATCACCTGCAAAATGTCCGAGCGCATTCGAGAGTCGGGTTTCGGGAAGTTGACGATTTCGTCGAAGCGTCGCCACGCCGCGGCGTCGAGTTGGTCGGGGTGGTTGGTCGCCCCGATGAGCAACACGTCGTCTTGAATCAGGGAGATGTTGTCAATGCTCTTCAAGAGCGTGTTGACCGCGCGTTTGAGCGCCGCGTGCTCGTCGCTTCGTCGAGTCTTCGCGACGGAATCGAACTCGTCGATAAAGAGGATACACGGCGAGAGCCGCTTTGCGACCTCGAAGGTCTTGTCGACGTTCTTGGCCGTCTCGCCCAAGTACTGACTCGTGATCATCGAGAGTTTGACCTCGACGAACGGCAGGTCCATGTCTCGAGCCAGCGCCTGCGCGGTCGAGGTTTTCCCGGTCCCCGGCGGCCCGACGAACAGGAGCTTTCCGATCTCTCGGAGCCCGATGTTCGCGAGGTAATCGCGGTGTTCGATCGCCTTCGCGATCTTGTCGATTTCGTCCTCCTGACTCTCGGTCAACACCAGATCGTCGAGCGTGATGTCGACCTCTTCGGGCGCGCGGATCTCGACCAGGTCGAGCATGTCGTCGTCCTCTTCCTCGTCGAAGTACTCCTCGAGCAGCCCGTCGATCCAGACGCGGTCGGCCTGGATCGGCCGATTTCGCTCTCTGGCTTCCTCGTGGTCGACGTCGAGGTCCTCGTGGTCCTCGAAGTGCTTTGCGAGGGTCGGGTTCTCGAGTACCCGCTCGTCGCTCGCCCGATCCGCGAACCAGTCCTCGGCCATGTCCCGCTGGGTGAGCGAGACGGTTCCGGAGAACTCGTCTCGGTCGGTGAACATGAGGTCGCCGACGGCGTTCCACGGAGCCTCGACGCCTGTCGCCTCCCGAATCGTCTGATTGGTCGCCGACAGCGGTCGGGTAATTCCGCCCTGGCGAGCGCCACCCTGTTCGTCGGCGTCCCCTGTACCACTGGTCCAGAACACTTGCCGAACGCTGGGTTGCAAGTCGTTCTCGTCTAGCGATCTGTCGTCTGAATATACGCTCGTCGTGAGCAAGAACTCGACGACATCGAGCGCCGCATCACTCATTCCGTGATGCTATTGGCCACACGGCCTTAACGCCGTCGTCACGCACAGATCGTGCACTTCGACCCTGCGAGTCCCACGCAAATTTTGACGTTCTCACACGAACCGGGCGTCAGAACCCGGGAGTGGGCACAATAATTTTCGTCCGTCAGAACGCAGACGAGGTATGAAGGTACTACTGGGTCTCGCCGGGAGCGACGAATCGATCAAGACGCTCCGGCAAACGATCGATCGAACGGCAACCGTCGGTGACGACCTCACCGTCGTCATCGTCGACAAACCCGAATCGAAGCGATCCCAAACGGAGATGCGCGAGCAGGCTGAAACGTTGCTCTCTGAGGCCGGCGTCGACGCGCCGGTCGAGACGCTCGAGGGCGACCCGGGAAGCGCGCTCGTAAACTTCACGGAGCAGGGCGAGTTCGATCAACTGGTCATCGGCGGCGGCACCGTCAGCCCGATGGGGAAGATCAGACTCGGCCCGATCGCCGAGTTCGTGCTGTTGAACGCACCGACGACAGTCAAACTGGTGCGATAACGATGGTGCAAACGCGAGAGTACTCGGACGAACCATCCGGACCGTTTCCGAGGCCGCCCGGTTCCTTCGAGGACGGCGATGGGCGAACGATCGACCTCGAGGCACCGACCGAAGTCGACGACGAGCTGCTCGAGAACTTAGTCGAGATGTACGACGCGTTCGACCCGGTCGACCGCGCACAGGGGATCCCGCCGACGGGCGAAGGGCGGATTCGCAACTGGCTCGAGTCGATCGTCGACATCGGCATCAACGTCATCGCCCGCCACGACGGCGACGCCGTCGGACACGCCACGCTCGTTCCGGATTCGGACGACCCGGAGGCGATCGAAGCGGCCAGCGATATCGAGTGGGAACTCGCGATTTTCGTCCTACAAGACTACCAGCGGGCGGGGATCGGAACCCAGTTGCTAGAGCACCTCCTCGGGCACGCAAACGACCTCGGCATCGAACGCGTCTGGCTTACCGTCGAACGGTGGAACGGCCCCGCGATCGCACTCTACGAGCGGGTCGGGTTCGACCAAACGGGAAGCGAGAGCTTCGAACAGGAGATGACGATCCGACTCGAGTGACTGCAACGCAGTCGAGGGCGACGATTCTATTTTCGCGGTAGAAAGGCTAAAACGGATCAAACCGACAGCACTGGTTGGCTCGCGTATGCGAGCACGTATTCGGCGGCCCTCTCGAGGATATCCGCGTCCGAATCGGTGACCGACTCTCGCGGGAGAACGATGAAGTCCGCGCCGATCGCATCGGCCGCGTCGAGGACGGCGCTCCCGGGGTGGCGCGTCTTCTGTGTCTGTGAAAAGCCGTGGGTCACCGACCGCGAGTACGCGACGTCGGCGTCGTCGGCGAGCTGGGCGATGTCCGCGAGGAAGTCCTGCGTGCTCTCGGCGATGTCGGATTCGTCGACGGTTCCGGCGTCCATCCCGCGGACGACGCCGCGTCCGAGAATGTACAGCGTGTGGACGGACGCGTCGTAGCGATCGGCGACGGCGACGGCGTACTCGGAGGCGGTAGCTGACTCGACACTGCCGTCGACCGGTGCCAGAACGGTATCGACGGTGACGGGATCGCTGGCGTCCATGCTCGTGAGTGTGTACCCGGTCTTCAAAAAGCCACCTCCTGTTTCGCACCCGATCGACCTCACGGTCCGCTGGTGCGCTGCTGTACGTTTATATCGGAGCGGGCGTAACGTCCCCGTATGTTCGAAACGGTCGTCGTCGCAACTGACGGCTCCGAGAGCGTAAAACGTGCCGTCGACGTCGGACTCGACCTCGCGAACCGCTTCGATGCGACGGTTCACGCCCTGTCGATCATCGACGCGGGCGAAGTCGACGCCTCGCCCGAACAGCTCCGCGAGGAACTCGAGACGGCCCTCGAGACGCACGCCGACGCCGCGCTCGCGACCGTCGAAGAACGGGCGTCGCTCGATCTCACGACCGCTATTCGAGAGGGCCGTCCCGCTCGGGAGGTCTGTTCGTACGCGCGCGAGATCGACGCCGACCTCGTCGTGACCGGAACGCGCGGTCGCCACGGCGAGAACCGCCTGCTGCTGGGCAGCGTCGCCGAGCGCGTCGTCCGAACCTCCCCCGTTCCCGTCCTGACCGTTCGACAGCTCGATCCGTCCGACGGCGGGTCGACTGGAGAAGACGCAGTCAGCGCCTGAAAACGCGGTTGGGGTCGAACCCGTTACTCCGAGTGATCATCCGCAGACGGAGCGGACGCCATCGGAATCGCCCGCGCTGCGGTCGCTTTGAACGAGGCGCACAGCGTCTTTCCGACCACGATTTCCAGCGAGTCGACGCTCTCCTCCGTGATGAGCGTCTCGAGTTCGATATCAGCGATCGACTCGGAGCCGGCCGTCGGTTCGCAGGCCCGCTCGAGTTCGAGCGTGACCTTCGCGACCCCCGCGTTCGAGTCGACCGACGAGACCGTGCCGGTGAACCGGTTGCGAAAACTCGTTTCTCCGCCCGTCGACGACTCCTCGGGATCCGAAAGGACGACCGCATCCGAACGAACGCCGACCTGGACGGTCGTCGCGCCCGCCGGAACGAGCGCCACCACGGGGCCGACCGCCGTGTCGACGGTCCCGAGCGTTCCCGTCCGCTCGCGAACCGTTCCCGCGAACACCGACTCGGTCGCGCGAGCGACGCCGTCGAGTTCCGTCCGGTGGCGTTCGAACTGCCGGCGGACCTCGAGCGCCGTCGACGTGAGCTCCGTACCGCCGCCGTCTTTGCCTCCACGGCGACGCTCCGTGAGGTCGCCGAGCGCCCCCTCGAGTTCGACGATCCGCTGCTGGAGGCGGGCGTACGATCGCCCGAGGGCGTCTGCCGCGGCGTGCATCGAGCCGTGTTGATCGATCGCCTCGAGCATCTCGATATCCCGCTGATCGATCGTGACGCCGTCGACGGACAGTTCGGTCTTGTACCCCTTCTCGAGCGTCATTGTGTGTACACCTCGTCCCGTCTCATCAGTACCTCGTCCCGTCTCATCAGTAGATCAGTTCCCCATCGATAAATTGCTGCGTGCGGTCGTCCTCGGGATCTTCGAAGATTCGATCCGTCTCGCCGACTTCGATAATGCCGTCGCCGAGGATCACCGCGACCTGATCGGCGATTCGCCGAGCCTGATTCATATCGTGGGTCGCGATGGCGACGCCGATGCCGCGGTCGCCAGCCTCGCGGACCGCGTTCTCGATCACCGCGGTGTTTCGCGGGTCCAGATCCGAGGTCGGTTCGTCGAGCAGGAGGAAGTCGGGGTCGTACGCCAGCGCCCGGGCGAACGCCACCCGCTGGGCCTCCCCGCCCGAGAGCGAGCCCGCGTGCTGCTCGAGTTTATCCTCGAGCCCGACGGTTTCGAGCGCTTCCATCGCGTCGCTCGTCCCGTTTCGCAGGCCGACGAGGTCCGCGACCTCGCGGCGGAGTCGATCGGCCCACGACCGGCGAACGTGAAGGCCGTACTCGGCGTTTCGTCGAACGCTCGCGTCGAAGAGGCTCGCCTCCTGAAACACCATGCCGATGCGGCGTCGGCATTCGAGGCGGCGCTGAGCGGACGCCCGCCACACGTCGGTGCCGCCGTACTCGAGCGAGCCGTCTCGCGGCGGTTCGAACAGGGCGAGCAGCCGCAAGAGCGTGGTCTTGCCGACGCCTGAAGGACCGATGATAGCGACGACCTCCCCCGGCGGAACTGCGAGCGAGACGTTCTCGAGGATCGTCTCGTCGCCGTAGCCGTGCTCGACGCCGACGGTTTGCAGCGTCATCGGTACCCCCCTTCGTCGCCGCCGAGTCGAACGACGACCGCGTTCACGAGCAAGACGAGCGCGACGAGGATCGCACCGAGGATCATCGCCGTCTCGAAGCGGCCCTGTCTGGCCTCGAGCTGGATCGCCGTCGTCAGCGTTCTGGTCACCGATTCGCCGTCCGCGCTCGCGATGTTCCCGCCGACCATGAGAACGCCGCCGACCTCGCTGATCGCCCGGCCGAAACCCGCGAGAACGGCGGTCGCGAGCCCGTAGCGAGCTTCCTTGATCGTCACGAGAGCGACGTCGACGCGCGTACCGCCCATCGCGAACGCGGCGTCTCTGACTCGCTGTTCGACGCTCGAGACCGCAGCCAGACTCACGCCCGTGATGACCGGGATCGCGAGGACGATCTGGGAGAGGATCATCGCCTCCGTCGTGAAGACGAGCTCGAGCGGGCCGAGCGGGCCCTCGTTCGAGACCGTAAAGAGCACGACGAGGCCGACGACGACGCTCGGAAAGCCCATGCCGGTCGTGATGATCGACGTCAGGAGATGTTTCCCGCGGAAGTCCCGAAATCCGACGAGCAACGCGATCGGAACGCTCACGAGCGTGCTAATAGCTACCGCGGTGAGGCTCACGTACAACGAGACCTCGATGATGCTTCTGATGTAGAGCCACTCGAAGGGGAACTCGGCGACGAGCGGGTCGAACGCGCCGACGATCACGATACCTCCTCGAGTGCGGTCTCGGTCGAATCGTTCGAACTTCGCGGGGAGTACTGCTCGAAATTCGGCTCTTCTGCGAGCGCGTTCGGATAGAAGAGCTGTTCGCCGTCGACGGTATACTCCGCGACGATCTCCTGTCCCCGTTTCCCGGTCAGAAATCCGATGTAGTACATCGCCAGTTCGTACGCCGCGCTGGGTTCGCTCGCGGGATTGACCGCGATGATACCGTAGGGGTTCTCGAGCGCCGGGTCGCCGTCGGTGACCGGCCCGTCGACGAAGCGCTCGAGATCGAGTTGCTCGCGCGTATCGATGAAATTGCCGCGGACGGTGAGCAGGTACGAGTCGCGCTGGTCCGCCTGGACGAGCGTCTCGCCCATCCCCTGGCCCGTCTGGCGGTACCACTCTCCGTTCGGGTCGATCCCGGCGTCGTCCCAGATCTCGCGTTCTTTGATATGCGTGCCGGAGCGATCCCCTCGAGACAAAAACGACGACTCGGTCGACGCAATCCGTTCGAACGCCGTCGCCGCATCGTCGACGGAAGCGATCGCCGCCGGATCGTCCGCGGGACCGGCGATAACGAAATCTCCCACCGCGAAATCGCGGCGGTTGATTCCGTCCCCGGTTCGGATGAACTCGTCCTCGAGCGAGCGAGCGTGGGCCATGACGGCGTCGACGTCACCGCGTTCGCCGGCGGCGATCGTTTCGCCCGTCCCACCCGAAACCGCCCGGACGGTCACGCCGTAGGCCGACTCGAACGCCGAGTGGAGTTCGTCGACCAGTCCCGAATCGTACGTACTCGTGGTGACTGCGACGGTGAGTTTCCCGGATGGGCCGTCCGACGCCGATCGATCCCGACCCAGACAGCCCGCCGACGCCGCCGAAATCCCGACCCCGACGAGAAGCGAGCGGCGTGGTATCTCCATGGAAATCACGGTGCCGGGAGAGCGTATAGACGTTACGGTTTTCGAAACCAGTAGAGATGTCGACTTCGTCAAGATGTAACCTATATAAGTTACGTCAGATCGGACTCGAGTCAGTTTAACTGCTCGTTCGGGGCTCGGTCGAACTGCGGAGTTCGTTCGGCAAGGGTTCGTTCGGCAGGGAGGTGATCGCGTCTCTACGAGCACGCGTATTCACTTCCCTCGGGGCTGATTGTGCCACCGTCGTGGCGTTCGTATCCGGTTCGGGTCGATCAGACGCGATGAATCTCGACGGACCGCGCCGTTACTCCCCATCGCTTGCGCTCCACCCCTCGGGAACGTACTGCTGGAAGTCCGGATCCTCGGAGAGCGCTTGCGGGAAGAACAACTGTTCGCCGTTGGCCGTGAAGTTCTCGATGAGTTTCTGGCCCTCGGGCCCCGTAACGTAGCCGATGTAGGCCATCGCCAGATCGTACTCGACGTTGTCGTGGACAGCTGGGTTGACGGCGACGATTCCGTACGGGTTCTCGAGGAGTTCCGGCCCGCCCTCGATGGGGCCCTGCACGTGAATTTCGAGGTCGAGTTCGTCTTGCATCGAGAGATACGTTCCCCGATCGGAAAGCGTGTACCCGCCCTGTTGGTCGGCGTTTAACAACACATCGCCCATACCGTCCCCAATTTCCTGATACCAGTCGCCGCCGGGCTCGCTCGACGCTTGCTCCCAGATGTTCAACTCTTTGGTGTGTGTACCGGAGTTATCCCCGCGGGAGACGAACGTCGTTCCCGAATCGGCGATCGCATCGAACGCGCCGGTTACGTCCTCGCTGCCCGCAATACCGGCGGGGTCGTCGGCGCTCCCGACGACGACGAAATCGTTGAACATGAGATCTCGGCGGTTCACGCCGTAGCCGTCCTCGAGGAACTCGTCCTCGAGCGAGCGGGCGTGGACCATCACGACGTCGGAATCGCCGCGTTCGGCTGTCTCGAGGGCCGCGCCCGTCCCCTGCGAAACGGTATCGATAGTGACGCCGTATCGCTCCTCGAACGGGAGGTTGATTTCGTCGAGCAAGCCGGTATCGTAGGTGCTCGTCGTCGTCGACACCGTAAGTGTCGTCCCGTTAATTTCCGCGCTGCCATCAGTTTCTTCGTTTCCAAGACAGCCCGCCAGTCCGGCGGCAAGGCCGCCCCCCACTGCAGTGATAAACGTTCGTCGTTGTATCGACATGGATACCACGAAGAACGCCACCCTGAAATAGGTACGGGCAACCAGAAACCACAATCGGTTACCAGACGCCCGTATTAGTAACGGAATATGAGTATCGAAACCATCCCTCGTTACTTCCGGGAGGAGCGTTCATCATTCGCGGCGCTCGAGCGGCGATACCGGCGGGTTCTTCCGATAGCGTCTCTCAACTGACGGTATGTACGAAGATCTCATCGAGAGCGGCGAGTTATCCCTTGCCCGAAAGTCCGTCCTGCCGGGGACGGGGTTTTTCATGCCCGACGACCTCGAGGAGGACCTCGAGGAACAGGAAGCCAAATCAGCGCTCGAGGGCGCGGACGTCGCCGTCGTCGCCGATCCCGACGCCGACGGTCTGGCCTGCGTCGCGCTGTTGCGCGAAATGTACGGCGACGTGCAGAATATTCCAACGCCCGATGAGCGCGGCGAGGGAAGCGATGAGGACGAGTCAGCAGACGACAGCGAGGCGGGTTCCGACGCGGAGGACGACCTTCTCGAGGAGCCGGATCCGACCCCCCACAACGTCGCGCTCGTTCCGGGAAGCCCGCACAATCTCGAGGATTCCCTCCAGCAGGTCGCCGACCACGGCGTCGAGGGAATCGACCTCTACGTCTGTGACCTGTGTCCGGATCGCTACGAGTACGTCGCGGACGAACTCGAGGCGGCCGTCGAAACCGCGAGCAGCGTCGAGTGGTACGACCACCACCAGTGGGACGACGGCGTCGCCCAGTCGGTTCGGGACGCCGGCGTTTCCCTCGTCGTCGGCGACTCCGACGAGGAGTGTACCGCGGACGTCGTCTACCGCTCGCTCGAGTACGAGTTCGACGACAGGTTCGCGGAACTGGCCGCGGTCACCCGCGATCACGACCTCTGGCTCCGCGAGGACCCCCGCAGCGATGACCTCGCGGATTACGCCTACTGGACCGACCCCGCCGAGTACGTCGAGGTCGTCCGCGAGTACGGCGCTGACTTCCCCGAGTGGGTCGAGGCGTACATCGCCGAACGCAGAGTCGAGAAAGAGGCCCTGATCGAGCGGGCCGTCTCCCGCTCGGAACTTCGGGAGGTCGGCGGCTACACCGTCGGCATCACCTACGGCCGGTGCTCGCAGAACGAAGTTGCCGAAGCCATGCGGGAACAGGGTGCCGACGCCTCCATCATCGTCAAACCCGCCGGCTCGGCGTCGATCCGCGGGACCGACGAATTCGACCGCTGTCACGAGGTCGCCGGAAAGGTAAACGGCGGCGGCCACCCGAAAGCCGCGGGCTGCAAACCCGACATCTACGACGACATGCTCGACTACGCCAACCACTGGACGACTCGAGGATCGGTCGCCAAACAGGTCATTCTAGACGCGTTCGGTGCCGTCGTCGACGAGGAAACGCAAGAAGCGAGCGAAACAGCCGACTGACGCGACCGGGACCAACTGGCGGGACCAAGCGGAAGACGACTCCCTACTCTCGAGCGAAAAAACGGATCACGAGCTGTAGGACGTGGACGAAGACGCCGGCGACGGCGACGTAGACGCCGATAGTCTGGACCCCGACGGACATGTCGCGACGGTCCCGGAGACGCCAGATCTCCCAGCCGAGTCGCAGGACGAATCCGAGGAAGATCAGGACGAAACCGACCAGCAAGACCGGCTCGAAGAAGGTCCCGACGGCGACGGCGATCACCCCGCCGATAAACGAGTAGGTGGCGTACGATCCCCAGTGGTCGAACGATTTCGAGCGCGCGTAGACGTACCCCGCGACGAGCGCGGTCAAAATCGCGACGATGACCGCCGTCACGCCGAGAACCGTGAGTCGACTCTCGGCCGGAACGAACGAAAGGACGCCCGCGCCGAACACGCCGAACGCGAACTGCAGGATCACCATGCCGACGAAGGCGATGCCGAAGCTACCGCCCTCGACCCCCCGTTCGGCGATCAGTTCCCCGCCCGTGATCGCCACGCCGTAGACGATCACCCCGATGATCGGTGCCTGAAACAGCGTCTCGTTGATCGCCGCAAGCGGCGTCTCGGCCACTGCGGCCATCAGGGCGACGTTGATCGCCATCAGCACGCTCGCCCCGCCGATCACGCGAGCTTCGCGACTCGAGATGCCGAATCCACGGCCCGTTTCGTGCGGCGTTTCGACGGAACTCATAGGCGATCAAACCATACTGGGACGCAAAAAGCTGCCCCCTCAAGGTGATTCAAAAATGCCGACTCGCTCGTTACGGTTCCGCGGTCCAGCGATCCGAGTACGCCGTCCCACAGTCGCACTTCGCGTACGCGTGGACGACGTCTCCCTCGGCGTACAGCCCGCCGACGTCCTCGTTTTGCTCCTCGGCGAACGCGAACACGAACTGGACGCCGTGGTCTGTGGACTCGTCCGCGTCGCCTCCGCCATCGGAGTCGCCCTCCTCGGGGCAGACGCCATCGGTCAGGTCGTCGTCGATCTGACTCTCGGTCGCCATCGCCGATTTGGCGAAGGCCATCGCGTCCGTCCCCGTCGCGGCCTTGAACGCGTTTCGGCCGCTCTCGCCGTCGACGACGATCAGGACGCCGCCCTCGACCGGCTCGCCGAACTGCTCGAGGCGGTCGTCCTCGACGTAGGAATCGGCCAGAAACAAGGCGACGTCGTCGGGGCGCTCGCCCGCCAGAAACTCCGCGCGTGGATCACTCATGGCTCGACAACCGGTCTCGAGCGGCAAAAAGACCGTCATTGATCGCCAGCGGGCGAGCGCGTACCCGGCCTCGAGCATGTCCGAAAAGTTAAGAGAATCCAGTCAGTAGCAATTGCCATGGACGAGGATGTCGTCGCGGATATCACCGGTCGCTTCATCTTGAGCAACGGTGGTGAGAACGCGGGCAAACCCCTCGAGGGGCGGATCATCATGACCGAAAAGCGGGTCGTGCTCGCAACGGGGCAGACGAAAGAAACGGTCCCGTTGTCGAAAGTCATCGACGTGAACGTCGGGACGGTCCCCCAGCACGTCAAGCGCTTCTTCGGAGACACCGCGACGATCGGCTATCGAACCGACGACGGAACCCAGAGCGCGGTCATCGAAAGCTCCGACGAGAAGGTCGAGAAATTCGTCGCGATTCTCTTTCGCTGTCTGCTCAACGGCCAGAAAGTCGCCGTGAAACACCCGGCGCGGGTCGGCGGGCGAATCAAAGACACGAGCGTCGTCGTGGGGAAACTCCGCGTCAAGGACAGACAGGTCGAGGTGAAGACGAAATCCAGCGGCTTCGGTATCGACGTGGCGACGGTGATGAACATCGGCCGAACGAACAAGATCGGCGACAGCGACGACCGGGTGACGCTGGTCGTCAAACACACCGACCAGGAGTCGGGGCTGACACAGACCACGCAGATCGCGCCGGCCAAGAGCCAGTACGTGAATCTGCTCGCGCGATACTTCAGGCTCGAGTACGACGAGGTCCGCGAGGAGGTCGAGGAGATCGAACTAACCAATCCCGAAAAACGAGTGCTCGTCGGCGTTCACGCCACGGGCGGCGACATCGATTTCACGAATATGCTCGACGGCGACCCGGCCTACGTGACGAACGTCCTGAACTCGGTTCGGAACAAACAACTGGTCGTCGAGAACGGCGACGGACTCTCGCTGACGCCCCAGGGGCGCATCGTCGTCAGCCAGCGGATCGAAGACGTCAACGCCTGAAAGCGGCTTCAGGCGCGAGATCGGCCGCTCGAGTTCGAGAGCGGTCTCGAGTGCGGACGGCGCGTCGGGGACATCCTCAGAAATCGCTTTTTCTCCCCAGCGGACCCACCAACGACGTTTCAAACTGATGTCGACGGCGTCAGAACGGGTCGACGTAGAACAGGGGCCGGCGGCGTCAGACGAATCGACGGGAAAACAGGAGTCGACGGCGTCAGAACAGGTCGTTCGGATCGACTTCCGTGTTACCGGAGTTCTCGATGAGAATCTCGTCTAAGGCCTCCTCGAGTTCGTCCCGGCGCGGCAGGGCGAGCATCTGGCAGGTGAACACCCGATCGCTGTCCGTTTCGATGCTCGAGTCGAGCAAGAACGCGTGGTCGTCGGTCTGGGCGATCTGGGCGATGATCGGGCTCATGATCGACGAGCCGATATCCGCGACGAACTTCGGCGGCGAGTGTTTGATCTCCGCGTTCAACACGTTCGCCCAGCCGTCGATGAACCCGCTGGTCATGATGTTGCCCAGTTCCTGAAGGGCACCCTGTTCCATCTCGCCCCACTCGCCTTCGGTCTCCATCGGTACGAGCGAGTCGACGACCGCCCGTCCGGAGGGCTGATCGAAGAGGATGATCAGATAGCCGCTGAGTTTGCCCGTAAACTCCATGACGGTCCCGACGTAGCGTTTGGTGCCGACCTCCGCCGGAATGTCCTCGAGCGGGACGAGACTCAGCCGGCTAATGTTGACGCTCGTCTCGATGCCCGTCATCGAAGTGATGTTCGAGGCCGATTTCTCCGCCCCCTCCTTGGTCATCTCGTTGAACACCTCGAGTTTCTCGAAGGAGATGCTGGTGTCGGCCTGGGGCTCGAGGGCGGTCTCGAGGGAAGCCTGGTCCGGAACGAGCAGGATCCGGAAGTCGACGGGTTCGTTGACGCCGCCGCGGGAGGCTTCGACGCGACTGCGAAAGACCAGCAGGTGGCTGTCGCCCTCCGTCGCGGATCGTGGCAGGACTTCCGTTCCGGTCCCCTCGATGTAGCTCGGAGGCGAACTCTTGATCTTGGTGTTGAGGTGGTTGGCCCAGCCATCGATGAACCCGCTGGTCATGATGTTGCCGACCTCTTTGATGCTGCTCTTTTTCATCTCGGGGTCGTCGGCCGGGACGAGCACGTCCGTCACCGCAGTGCGGGCCTGCTCGTCGAACGCGAGGACTGTCTCCCCGCGGATTTCGCCCGACAGGTCGATGCTGACGCCCGCGTACTCGTTACCGATGAACTCGTACTGCAGATCGGCCGGGGACATCAACGAGACATCCGTCACTTCGACGCGCGTGCTGATTCCCGTCAGCTGTGAAAGTGATTTAACGGCCGACTGTGCGCCGTCGTGAGCGAGTTTGTTGTACGTCTCCAGGGCTCGAATATCGATTTCCATGGAATATTACCCGGCCGTGATGCTGTTGACTTCCTCGAGTACGCTCTCTTTCTGGAACGGCTTCGTGATGTAGCCGTCCGCGCCCGCTTTGATCGAGTCTTTCATCTGTTCTGCCTGCTCGACGCTCGTACACATGACGACGGTCGCGTCCGGGTCGAGATCCGTGATCTCGTCGGTCGCTTCGATCCCGTCTTTGATCGGCATGACGATGTCCATGAAGGCGATATCCGGCTGTTCCTGCTGATACAACTCGACGGCTTCGACGCCGTTTTCGGCCTCCCCGACGATGTTGTGCTCCTCCTCGAGAATTTCCCGGAGCAGATCCCGCATGAATCCGGAATCGTCCGTAATTAGTACGTCCATAAGCGGTTCGACACACTCAGCTTACTTAATAAAATTGGCCGTCGTTCCGCGAGAATTCCGAGGGCGATCGGGAGAACAGCTGAGACGAACTACTATCCTCAGAGGTACTCGCAGTTATATACGTCCCGGGAGGTCTGAACGATCGCCGT contains the following coding sequences:
- a CDS encoding substrate-binding domain-containing protein, coding for MSIQRRTFITAVGGGLAAGLAGCLGNEETDGSAEINGTTLTVSTTTSTYDTGLLDEINLPFEERYGVTIDTVSQGTGAALETAERGDSDVVMVHARSLEDEFLEDGYGVNRRDLMFNDFVVVGSADDPAGIAGSEDVTGAFDAIADSGTTFVSRGDNSGTHTKELNIWEQASSEPGGDWYQEIGDGMGDVLLNADQQGGYTLSDRGTYLSMQDELDLEIHVQGPIEGGPELLENPYGIVAVNPAVHDNVEYDLAMAYIGYVTGPEGQKLIENFTANGEQLFFPQALSEDPDFQQYVPEGWSASDGE
- a CDS encoding DHH family phosphoesterase; the protein is MYEDLIESGELSLARKSVLPGTGFFMPDDLEEDLEEQEAKSALEGADVAVVADPDADGLACVALLREMYGDVQNIPTPDERGEGSDEDESADDSEAGSDAEDDLLEEPDPTPHNVALVPGSPHNLEDSLQQVADHGVEGIDLYVCDLCPDRYEYVADELEAAVETASSVEWYDHHQWDDGVAQSVRDAGVSLVVGDSDEECTADVVYRSLEYEFDDRFAELAAVTRDHDLWLREDPRSDDLADYAYWTDPAEYVEVVREYGADFPEWVEAYIAERRVEKEALIERAVSRSELREVGGYTVGITYGRCSQNEVAEAMREQGADASIIVKPAGSASIRGTDEFDRCHEVAGKVNGGGHPKAAGCKPDIYDDMLDYANHWTTRGSVAKQVILDAFGAVVDEETQEASETAD
- a CDS encoding DUF5807 family protein codes for the protein MSDPRAEFLAGERPDDVALFLADSYVEDDRLEQFGEPVEGGVLIVVDGESGRNAFKAATGTDAMAFAKSAMATESQIDDDLTDGVCPEEGDSDGGGDADESTDHGVQFVFAFAEEQNEDVGGLYAEGDVVHAYAKCDCGTAYSDRWTAEP
- a CDS encoding CheF family chemotaxis protein, with the translated sequence MDEDVVADITGRFILSNGGENAGKPLEGRIIMTEKRVVLATGQTKETVPLSKVIDVNVGTVPQHVKRFFGDTATIGYRTDDGTQSAVIESSDEKVEKFVAILFRCLLNGQKVAVKHPARVGGRIKDTSVVVGKLRVKDRQVEVKTKSSGFGIDVATVMNIGRTNKIGDSDDRVTLVVKHTDQESGLTQTTQIAPAKSQYVNLLARYFRLEYDEVREEVEEIELTNPEKRVLVGVHATGGDIDFTNMLDGDPAYVTNVLNSVRNKQLVVENGDGLSLTPQGRIVVSQRIEDVNA
- a CDS encoding chemotaxis protein CheC, with amino-acid sequence MEIDIRALETYNKLAHDGAQSAVKSLSQLTGISTRVEVTDVSLMSPADLQYEFIGNEYAGVSIDLSGEIRGETVLAFDEQARTAVTDVLVPADDPEMKKSSIKEVGNIMTSGFIDGWANHLNTKIKSSPPSYIEGTGTEVLPRSATEGDSHLLVFRSRVEASRGGVNEPVDFRILLVPDQASLETALEPQADTSISFEKLEVFNEMTKEGAEKSASNITSMTGIETSVNISRLSLVPLEDIPAEVGTKRYVGTVMEFTGKLSGYLIILFDQPSGRAVVDSLVPMETEGEWGEMEQGALQELGNIMTSGFIDGWANVLNAEIKHSPPKFVADIGSSIMSPIIAQIAQTDDHAFLLDSSIETDSDRVFTCQMLALPRRDELEEALDEILIENSGNTEVDPNDLF
- the cheY gene encoding chemotaxis protein CheY, which encodes MDVLITDDSGFMRDLLREILEEEHNIVGEAENGVEAVELYQQEQPDIAFMDIVMPIKDGIEATDEITDLDPDATVVMCTSVEQAEQMKDSIKAGADGYITKPFQKESVLEEVNSITAG